A DNA window from Zingiber officinale cultivar Zhangliang chromosome 3A, Zo_v1.1, whole genome shotgun sequence contains the following coding sequences:
- the LOC122050610 gene encoding zinc finger BED domain-containing protein DAYSLEEPER-like, whose amino-acid sequence MSIKRFQLTIIFKDKFLIAETLRRHSTFRRRPFAHPSSPTSLPSPTSSLHRRHPFADAVPSKTPSLRINLHRRPSPPLTPLPSTFNASGLSSPVIVDRSLPPVQMEINDNEVEGVMLTTPTVGSEVHAATESHSQNESVPIEANEATLNNTLDVEISGTNGEKKRKIRSIAWDHFEKKLIEGKWKAVCNDCKKSLGGETKNGTKHLLNHMKTCLHKKQKTIQQSLLQPTKSNDGTTQLGTYHFNQDQARAELANIIILHEYPLSMVDHVGFRR is encoded by the exons ATGTCgattaaaagatttcaacttacaATCATCTTCAAAG ATAAGTTTTTGATAGCG GAAACCCTACGCCGCCATTCAACATTTCGACGTCGTCCCTTCGCGCATCCATCTTCCCCGACGTCGCTCCCTTCGCCGACGTCGTCCCTTCACCGACGTCATCCCTTCGCTGACGCCGTCCCTTCGAAAACGCCGTCCCTTCGCATCAATCTTCACCGACGGCCCTCGCCTCCGTTGACGCCGCTCCCTTCGACGTTCAACGCCTCCGGCCTCTCCAGCCCCGTCATCGTTGATCGCTCCCTACCTCCCGTCCAA ATGGAAATTAATGATAACGAGGTTGAGGGTGTTATGCTAACTACTCCAACTGTGGGAAGTGAAGTTCATGCCGCGACTGAATCGCATTCGCAAAATGAGAGTGTTCCAATCGAGGCAAATGAAGCAACTCTAAATAACACTTTAGATGTTGAAATTTCGGGTACAAAtggtgaaaaaaaaagaaaaattagatcTATTGCATGGGATCATTTCGAGAAAAAATTAATTGAAGGAAAATGGAAAGCGGTCTGCAATGATTGTAAGAAGAGCTTAGGTGGTGAAACTAAGAATGGTACCAAGCATTTACTTAACCACATGAAAACATGCTTGCACAAAAAACAGAAGACCATACAACAATCTCTATTGCAGCCAACAAAATCCAATGATGGGACAACACAGCTTGGGACATACCATTTCAACCAAGATCAAGCAAGGGCAGAGCTTGCAAATATAATTATATTGCATGAGTACCCGTTATCTATGGTTGATCATGTTGGCTTTAGAAGATAG